A genomic segment from uncultured Desulfuromonas sp. encodes:
- a CDS encoding helix-turn-helix domain-containing protein, whose translation MPTLDKRNQPAEQDMHPADIKAALQKRGYSFSRIAREYGYRSNSPSNVLRMPWAPMEKIIGEILGTPPNKIWPSRYDAQGRPLRSRFR comes from the coding sequence ATGCCGACTCTTGACAAACGAAATCAACCCGCGGAACAGGACATGCATCCTGCCGACATAAAAGCTGCCCTGCAAAAGCGCGGCTACTCATTTTCGCGCATTGCCAGGGAGTATGGTTATCGCTCCAATTCCCCTTCCAATGTTTTAAGAATGCCGTGGGCACCGATGGAGAAAATCATCGGCGAGATTCTTGGGACCCCACCCAATAAAATCTGGCCGAGTCGCTATGATGCCCAAGGGCGTCCATTACGTTCACGATTTCGCTAA
- a CDS encoding helix-turn-helix domain-containing protein, whose translation MAIESVATTLSVMGGKWKPLILCRLFKKPHRFNELETIPGVSPKVLTQQLRELEQDGLVQRIVVQVVPPHVEYRMTDYGETLCPVLRAMAQWGEEHELRQHGKDL comes from the coding sequence ATGGCGATAGAAAGTGTGGCAACGACTTTAAGCGTCATGGGCGGGAAATGGAAGCCGCTCATCCTCTGTCGGTTATTTAAGAAACCGCACCGCTTTAACGAGCTGGAGACTATTCCCGGTGTTTCTCCGAAAGTATTGACGCAACAGCTTCGCGAGTTGGAGCAGGATGGTCTGGTACAGAGAATTGTCGTGCAGGTGGTGCCGCCTCATGTTGAATATCGGATGACCGACTACGGCGAAACACTGTGCCCGGTGTTGCGTGCCATGGCGCAATGGGGCGAAGAACATGAGCTTAGGCAGCACGGCAAGGACCTGTAG
- a CDS encoding S24 family peptidase, with the protein MKDNKNVSITTLGSRIKELRGPDAREKFAQRLGVSRNTIANYETGHRMPDAPFLNRILELYPEVNPTWLLTGEGTRDKQNGIKTAAASATHINDHDQDRHGKEEYVFLSMQEIDGMASREVTGNTTQVDNCLAFKRSWIKRQGLNPEQLSLVSVRGDSMEPTIKEGAMLLVEKNTAPPGEGIYVFKGEHGLLVRRTQYNPFDHTLSLFCDNPLYPPFTARSEQINNLKMLGRVVWIGGKT; encoded by the coding sequence ATGAAAGACAACAAAAATGTGTCAATAACGACACTAGGATCACGCATCAAGGAATTACGTGGTCCGGATGCGCGTGAGAAGTTTGCCCAACGTCTGGGCGTAAGCCGCAATACGATCGCCAATTACGAAACCGGCCACCGCATGCCGGATGCCCCTTTTCTCAACAGAATTCTTGAGCTATATCCCGAAGTTAATCCCACCTGGCTCCTGACGGGAGAAGGGACGCGCGACAAACAAAATGGAATAAAAACCGCTGCCGCCAGTGCCACACACATCAACGACCACGACCAAGACAGACACGGCAAGGAGGAATACGTTTTTCTCTCAATGCAAGAGATCGACGGCATGGCAAGCAGGGAGGTCACAGGCAACACCACCCAGGTGGACAATTGCCTGGCGTTTAAACGCTCCTGGATAAAACGTCAGGGACTGAATCCTGAACAGCTTTCTCTGGTTTCCGTACGCGGTGACAGCATGGAACCGACGATTAAAGAGGGGGCCATGTTATTGGTAGAAAAAAACACGGCACCACCCGGGGAAGGGATTTATGTGTTTAAAGGCGAACACGGGCTCCTGGTTCGTCGCACACAGTATAACCCGTTTGATCATACGTTGTCGCTGTTCTGCGACAATCCTCTTTACCCGCCTTTTACAGCCCGGTCAGAACAAATCAACAACTTGAAAATGTTGGGAAGAGTGGTTTGGATCGGAGGGAAAACCTGA